The genomic window AACCGCGCCGCCTGATCACCTCGTCACCTAAAATCCCGCATAGCTTCCCTTCACGGTGATCGCTTTTTTTGCCAGGTCAGGCCGCGTAGGTCTGAGTCTGGTTGGTCATGTTGTTGAGCACGATGTCGACAGAATCAGAGCCACCCGTGTTGTAGCCGGACAGGACTGCAACATTTTGCCAGTCCGTGCCCGCACCGGGGTCGATATCGACCTGCACCGTTATGTCGCTGACACCGGTCGGTGTCAGCTGCACCGCGGCGCCGGTCTGAGTCCCGCCGTACAGCGCATCGAGCAGTCCGGTGAGATCCAGCTTGTCGCCATCAGCGTCGCTAAAGGCGACGATGGCATCGACGTTGGCTGTCCCATACTCGCCGGCGCCAAAGCCGAAGGTATCCGCGCCGCCGCCGCCTGTCAGACTGTCATTCCCGAGGCCGCCGAAGAGGATATCGTTTCCGCCCCGGCCAGAATGTCATCGTCGCCTCCCGCATTGAAGAGGTCGTCGAACAAGCTTCCGACATAGTTGTCAGCCTGCGACCGGTCTCCGGTCGCGTCGATGCGCACCGTCAGCAGGGCTGTGGACGTGTCGCCATCACCGTCGACCACCGTGTACTGGAAAACCTCGTCGTAGACGGTGGCACCAGGAAAGTCTGTTTCAAGATTGGTGCTTGTCGACGGATCGCCATCGTAGAGATAGTCACCATCGGATTCGATGGTAAAGGTGCCGTAGCGCGCTGCAAAAACCTGCGAGCCACCAACCGGAATATCCAGGACCTCGTCGCTTGGCCCCGGTACATCCTCGATCACGCCGTCATGATCGCGATCGAAGGCAATCATCGACGCACGGCTTCCGTCCACGCTCACGGTGTCGACGCCGCCGCTCGATCCTTCATCCGTTGTTCCGAGAATGACATTGCCGGTGGAATCGAGATCGATCACCGAAGTGGTTCGTATACGATCGATGTTGAGTTGCGAGACGTCGCTGTCGCCGGCCCCCCAGTCGACAACGCCGAAGCTAAGCACATAGGTGCCGTCGGTCGGGACGGTAATCTGGAAGTATGTGTCCTCGGGATCGACGTCACCATGAACCGTGAACCCTTGCAATTGCGCGTCACCCGGATTTGCCGACTGCAATGTCTTGTCGTCGAGGACCGTGTTGACCCAGACGAGACCGGTCGGCGAATACGGCAAGCCGAACTCCCACGACGTCAGCGCACTTTGACCATTCGTGTCGGCATTATCCACATCCCCTTGGCCGTCGAGGTCGACGCGCAGGTATCCTCCCGATCCATCCAGATTGTTGCTGTAAAGAGCGTTGACGTCGAAAATGAGGCCCGCGTCGATGTAAGTGTAGGTTCCTCCACTCAGCGTGCCATTCGCATTGATGGTTCCGCCATCCACGCGATAGAGAGTCCAGAACGAAAAGTCGTTGTTGACGTCCGAATCGTTGCCTGTCCCTTCCTTGGTGCGGAACGACCAGTCAAAGGACAGCGTCCCGCCAGCCGAAACCTGCTTCGGAAGGGATTCGAATGCGGAACCCTGCATGATCTCGTTGAGCTCGGCGGCTGTGTCAATCTTTGTTCCGTCCGACAGCACGAAGTCGTCCAGGATATCGCTCAGCAGAACTCCACCTTCGGAGAAGAAGGCGGCGAAGGGGCTCGTATCTGAGTAAGCAAAGTCGTTGTGCGGAGGATCTGGGTTGATCTCAGCTCGCGCGCTCGCGGAACTGTTACCCGTCATCAACTCGCCAACACTGCTGCCGTCGGTCGCGCCGTGGCTATTGTTGATATTGAAGTTGCCAACCTGAAAATATTGATTTTGATTGAGTTGGCCGAAACTGTCGACAATCGTGACGATTCCGCTCAGCCCGATCGTGTCGAGATCGCCGACAGAAATATGACCGTCGTCCTCGAACCTGACCTGGCCGCCGATATCGAGCGACGCCGAAGTGGTGTCGCCATCGGTATAGGTGACCTCGACCTGCAATGCTGACGCGAGCAGCGAGATCGATTCATCATAGCTATCGGGCTCACGACAGGCTCGACCACATTTTCAAAACCAAGCGGCCGGCGACCTCCGATGATTACAGCAGGGTCGTGGACAAGCCTGGCGTGCCGGAGCTTGCGGCCTTCAACGGCTTGTCGCGCAGATCAGGCGGCAGGAAGTCGCGTCGGTCATCGCCAAGATCCACGCGCGTTCGGAATCGCAAGCCGCGCACGTCAAGCGCATTTTCGGCAGCTTCTGGACGTTCCTGGGCGACGACGCCCGCAGCGATGACACCGGTGTGCCTGCGCTCCTCCTCGCGCCTGAAGCTGCCGGACAATGTCCACCAGGAGGTCGGCGACCGAACTCGGACGCCGAAGACGAAGTCGACGTGCCAACCGAACTTGATCTGGGCCGCGTCATCGTGATCGCGCGCAGCGGCGTACTCGGTGAGACAAATTCACAGCTGCTTTTGCTGCTGGCCGCCTCAGTGCAGCGGCGCCGCACGATCGCGGGCGCGCATTTGCAGAATTTCGAGGCGGTCGGCGATGACGTGATCTGGTCGATACCGCCGTTTTTTCGCAAGACCGCAAACAAGCGGCGGTCAAAACGACCGCACGTCTTGCCGCTCAGTGGCTGGGGCGCGGAC from Pseudorhodoplanes sp. includes these protein-coding regions:
- a CDS encoding type I secretion C-terminal target domain-containing protein, which encodes MLFGGLGNDSLTGGGGADTFGFGAGEYGTANVDAIVAFSDADGDKLDLTGLLDALYGGTQTGAAVQLTPTGVSDITVQVDIDPGAGTDWQNVAVLSGYNTGGSDSVDIVLNNMTNQTQTYAA
- a CDS encoding VCBS domain-containing protein, with amino-acid sequence MQVEVTYTDGDTTSASLDIGGQVRFEDDGHISVGDLDTIGLSGIVTIVDSFGQLNQNQYFQVGNFNINNSHGATDGSSVGELMTGNSSASARAEINPDPPHNDFAYSDTSPFAAFFSEGGVLLSDILDDFVLSDGTKIDTAAELNEIMQGSAFESLPKQVSAGGTLSFDWSFRTKEGTGNDSDVNNDFSFWTLYRVDGGTINANGTLSGGTYTYIDAGLIFDVNALYSNNLDGSGGYLRVDLDGQGDVDNADTNGQSALTSWEFGLPYSPTGLVWVNTVLDDKTLQSANPGDAQLQGFTVHGDVDPEDTYFQITVPTDGTYVLSFGVVDWGAGDSDVSQLNIDRIRTTSVIDLDSTGNVILGTTDEGSSGGVDTVSVDGSRASMIAFDRDHDGVIEDVPGPSDEVLDIPVGGSQVFAARYGTFTIESDGDYLYDGDPSTSTNLETDFPGATVYDEVFQYTVVDGDGDTSTALLTVRIDATGDRSQADNYVGSLFDDLFNAGGDDDILAGAETISSSAASGMTV